In Gorilla gorilla gorilla isolate KB3781 chromosome 12, NHGRI_mGorGor1-v2.1_pri, whole genome shotgun sequence, the following are encoded in one genomic region:
- the LIMS1 gene encoding LIM and senescent cell antigen-like-containing domain protein 1 isoform X5, whose protein sequence is MLGVAAGMTHSNMANALASATCERCKGGFAPAEKIVNSNGELYHEQCFVCAQCFQQFPEGLFYEFEGRKYCEHDFQMLFAPCCHQCGEFIIGRVIKAMNNSWHPECFRCDLCQEVLADIGFVKNAGRHLCRPCHNREKARGLGKYICQKCHAIIDEQPLIFKNDPYHPDHFNCANCGKELTADARELKGELYCLPCHDKMGVPICGACRRPIEGRVVNAMGKQWHVEHFVCAKCEKPFLGHRHYERKGLAYCETHYNQLFGDVCFHCNRVIEGDVVSALNKAWCVNCFACSTCNTKLTLKDKFVEIDLKPVCKHCYEKMPEEFKRRLAKREREAKDKDKQKKKKPVCL, encoded by the exons CAACATGGCCAACGCCCTGGCCAGCGCCACTTGCGAGCGCTGCAAGGGCGGCTTTGCGCCCGCTGAGAAGATCGTGAACAGTAATGGGGAGCTGTACCATGAGCAGTGTTTCGTGTGCGCTCAGTGCTTCCAGCAGTTCCCAGAAGGACTCTTCTATGAG TTTGAAGGAAGAAAGTACTGTGAACATGACTTTCAGATGCTCTTTGCCCCTTGCTGTCATCAGTGTG GTGAATTCATCATTGGCCGAGTTATCAAAGCCATGAATAACAGCTGGCATCCGGAGTGCTTCCGCTGTGACCTCTGCCAGGAAGTTCTGGCAGATATCGGGTTTGTCAAGAATGCTGGGAG ACACCTGTGTCGCCCCTGTCATAATCGTGAGAAAGCCAGAGGCCTTGGGAAATACATCTGCCAGAAATGCCATGCTATCATCGATGAGCAGCCTCTGATATTCAAGAACGACCCCTACCATCCAGACCATTTCAACTGCGCCAACTGCGG GAAGGAGCTGACTGCCGATGCACGGGAGCTGAAAGGGGAGCTATACTGCCTGCCATGCCATGATAAAATGGGGGTCCCCATCTGTGGCGCTTGCCGACGGCCCATCGAAGGGCGCGTGGTGAACGCCATGGGCAAGCAGTGGCATGTGGAG cattttgttTGTGCCAAGTGTGAGAAACCCTTTCTTGGACATCGCCATTATGAGAGGAAAGGCCTGGCGTATTGTGAAACTCACTATAACCAG ctatTTGGTGATGTTTGCTTCCACTGCAATCGTGTTATAGAAGGTGATG tGGTCTCTGCTCTTAATAAGGCCTGGTGCGTGAACTGCTTTGCCTGTTCTACCTGCAACACTAAATTAACACTCAA GGATAAGTTTGTTGAAATTGACCTAAAGCCAGTCTGCAAACACTGTTATGAGAAAATGCCAGAAGAATTTAAGAGGCGACTTGCCAAACGGGAGAGAGAAGCAAAGGATAAGgacaagcagaaaaagaaaaagccagtcTGTTTGTAA
- the LIMS1 gene encoding LIM and senescent cell antigen-like-containing domain protein 1 isoform X7 — protein sequence MANALASATCERCKGGFAPAEKIVNSNGELYHEQCFVCAQCFQQFPEGLFYEFEGRKYCEHDFQMLFAPCCHQCGEFIIGRVIKAMNNSWHPECFRCDLCQEVLADIGFVKNAGRHLCRPCHNREKARGLGKYICQKCHAIIDEQPLIFKNDPYHPDHFNCANCGKELTADARELKGELYCLPCHDKMGVPICGACRRPIEGRVVNAMGKQWHVEHFVCAKCEKPFLGHRHYERKGLAYCETHYNQLFGDVCFHCNRVIEGDVVSALNKAWCVNCFACSTCNTKLTLKDKFVEIDLKPVCKHCYEKMPEEFKRRLAKREREAKDKDKQKKKKPVCL from the exons ATGGCCAACGCCCTGGCCAGCGCCACTTGCGAGCGCTGCAAGGGCGGCTTTGCGCCCGCTGAGAAGATCGTGAACAGTAATGGGGAGCTGTACCATGAGCAGTGTTTCGTGTGCGCTCAGTGCTTCCAGCAGTTCCCAGAAGGACTCTTCTATGAG TTTGAAGGAAGAAAGTACTGTGAACATGACTTTCAGATGCTCTTTGCCCCTTGCTGTCATCAGTGTG GTGAATTCATCATTGGCCGAGTTATCAAAGCCATGAATAACAGCTGGCATCCGGAGTGCTTCCGCTGTGACCTCTGCCAGGAAGTTCTGGCAGATATCGGGTTTGTCAAGAATGCTGGGAG ACACCTGTGTCGCCCCTGTCATAATCGTGAGAAAGCCAGAGGCCTTGGGAAATACATCTGCCAGAAATGCCATGCTATCATCGATGAGCAGCCTCTGATATTCAAGAACGACCCCTACCATCCAGACCATTTCAACTGCGCCAACTGCGG GAAGGAGCTGACTGCCGATGCACGGGAGCTGAAAGGGGAGCTATACTGCCTGCCATGCCATGATAAAATGGGGGTCCCCATCTGTGGCGCTTGCCGACGGCCCATCGAAGGGCGCGTGGTGAACGCCATGGGCAAGCAGTGGCATGTGGAG cattttgttTGTGCCAAGTGTGAGAAACCCTTTCTTGGACATCGCCATTATGAGAGGAAAGGCCTGGCGTATTGTGAAACTCACTATAACCAG ctatTTGGTGATGTTTGCTTCCACTGCAATCGTGTTATAGAAGGTGATG tGGTCTCTGCTCTTAATAAGGCCTGGTGCGTGAACTGCTTTGCCTGTTCTACCTGCAACACTAAATTAACACTCAA GGATAAGTTTGTTGAAATTGACCTAAAGCCAGTCTGCAAACACTGTTATGAGAAAATGCCAGAAGAATTTAAGAGGCGACTTGCCAAACGGGAGAGAGAAGCAAAGGATAAGgacaagcagaaaaagaaaaagccagtcTGTTTGTAA
- the LIMS1 gene encoding LIM and senescent cell antigen-like-containing domain protein 1 isoform X3, with amino-acid sequence MTALQLKELSHSGLYRRRRDRPDSLRVNGLPEEELSNMANALASATCERCKGGFAPAEKIVNSNGELYHEQCFVCAQCFQQFPEGLFYEFEGRKYCEHDFQMLFAPCCHQCGEFIIGRVIKAMNNSWHPECFRCDLCQEVLADIGFVKNAGRHLCRPCHNREKARGLGKYICQKCHAIIDEQPLIFKNDPYHPDHFNCANCGKELTADARELKGELYCLPCHDKMGVPICGACRRPIEGRVVNAMGKQWHVEHFVCAKCEKPFLGHRHYERKGLAYCETHYNQLFGDVCFHCNRVIEGDVVSALNKAWCVNCFACSTCNTKLTLKDKFVEIDLKPVCKHCYEKMPEEFKRRLAKREREAKDKDKQKKKKPVCL; translated from the exons CAACATGGCCAACGCCCTGGCCAGCGCCACTTGCGAGCGCTGCAAGGGCGGCTTTGCGCCCGCTGAGAAGATCGTGAACAGTAATGGGGAGCTGTACCATGAGCAGTGTTTCGTGTGCGCTCAGTGCTTCCAGCAGTTCCCAGAAGGACTCTTCTATGAG TTTGAAGGAAGAAAGTACTGTGAACATGACTTTCAGATGCTCTTTGCCCCTTGCTGTCATCAGTGTG GTGAATTCATCATTGGCCGAGTTATCAAAGCCATGAATAACAGCTGGCATCCGGAGTGCTTCCGCTGTGACCTCTGCCAGGAAGTTCTGGCAGATATCGGGTTTGTCAAGAATGCTGGGAG ACACCTGTGTCGCCCCTGTCATAATCGTGAGAAAGCCAGAGGCCTTGGGAAATACATCTGCCAGAAATGCCATGCTATCATCGATGAGCAGCCTCTGATATTCAAGAACGACCCCTACCATCCAGACCATTTCAACTGCGCCAACTGCGG GAAGGAGCTGACTGCCGATGCACGGGAGCTGAAAGGGGAGCTATACTGCCTGCCATGCCATGATAAAATGGGGGTCCCCATCTGTGGCGCTTGCCGACGGCCCATCGAAGGGCGCGTGGTGAACGCCATGGGCAAGCAGTGGCATGTGGAG cattttgttTGTGCCAAGTGTGAGAAACCCTTTCTTGGACATCGCCATTATGAGAGGAAAGGCCTGGCGTATTGTGAAACTCACTATAACCAG ctatTTGGTGATGTTTGCTTCCACTGCAATCGTGTTATAGAAGGTGATG tGGTCTCTGCTCTTAATAAGGCCTGGTGCGTGAACTGCTTTGCCTGTTCTACCTGCAACACTAAATTAACACTCAA GGATAAGTTTGTTGAAATTGACCTAAAGCCAGTCTGCAAACACTGTTATGAGAAAATGCCAGAAGAATTTAAGAGGCGACTTGCCAAACGGGAGAGAGAAGCAAAGGATAAGgacaagcagaaaaagaaaaagccagtcTGTTTGTAA